From Mytilus galloprovincialis chromosome 9, xbMytGall1.hap1.1, whole genome shotgun sequence, the proteins below share one genomic window:
- the LOC143045969 gene encoding kelch-like protein 6 — protein MEPSVESLYFPALTQGISKDWAEGHFADLEVIVEGQKFKCHRIILAAMSQYFSTMFTSGFKESTEKSVEIKGMKGDAFHLVLEYIYTGRNIVSIDNVVHVLQSASMLQIKTLQDLCKSFLRKNLSVENCIGFWRLTFLYSLEDLQALMWKFLVKKFPVIVNCMEFLSLHEGELLKIIDDQDLNTPSEEFVCEMVMKWYTANKNISSEVLVAIFEHLKFQLMDEKYVRNLMTKFPDLNQIGPIKVMVDQRLLAELNADMLESSYRKEEIFCMVGTRSRMPDPSKTEVQCYSYQDKKQFHLAPLPIEPGPCFAVCTLNNDIYISGGYNQQHLVLHFSSKLNKWDQYNCIHDARWGHGMVAIDGYIYLIGGMSKTMETLSTIERYNPNTNTCEKVGNLQQAISSMTVAVKGSKIYTFGGKQNDRNASLLIQSFDVTEGESKVIGELPLTCAGVVGKTVTFGEDIFIIFREGNIAQFNETEGTEVVGVTQKFEHFGTVLKENKILIIGCASSNFTSYSFDPVFKKIVEIPSEFKAPMCNFHLLRVILSKKYLVN, from the exons ATGGAACCAAGTGTAGAGAGTTTGTATTTTCCAGCTTTGACACAAGGCATCAGTAAAGATTGGGCTGAAGGGCATTTTGCTGATTTAGAagttattgttgaaggtcaaaAGTTCAAATGTCATCGTATCATTCTGGCGGCAATGTCCCAATATTTCTCAACAATGTTTACGTCTG GTTTTAAAGAAAGTACTGAAAAATCAGTAGAAATAAAGGGTATGAAAGGTGATGCATTCCACTTAGTTTTGGAATACATCTACACAGGACGGAATATTGTAAGCATAGATAATGTAGTACATGTTTTACAGTCTGCATCCATGCTACAGATCAAAACTCTTCAAGATCTTTGTAAGAGCTTTTTACGGAAGAATCTATCTGTTGAAAACTGCATTGGTTTCTGGAGATTGACATTCCTGTATAGTCTCGAAGATCTACAGGCTCTCATGTGGAAATTTCTTGTTAAGAAATTCCCCGTTATTGTTAACTGTATGGAGTTCTTGTCACTACATGAAGGTGAGCTTCTCAAGATTATTGATGATCAAGATTTGAATACTCCATCAGAGGAGTTTGTGTGTGAAATGGTAATGAAATGGTACACAGCTAATAAAAATATCAGCAGTGAGGTACTTGTAGCCATTTTTGAACATTTGAAATTCCAGTTAATGGATGAAAAGTATGTCAGAAATTTAATGACTAAGTTTCCCGACCTTAATCAAATTGGACCAATAAAAGTCATGGTGGATCAGAGATTATTAGCAGAGCTTAATGCAGATATGTTGGAATCTTCATACAGGAAGGAAGAAATATTTTGTATGGTGGGTACTCGTAGCAGGATGCCTGACCCCTCTAAGACAGAAGTCCAATGTTATAGTTACCAAGACAAGAAGCAGTTCCATTTGGCACCATTACCTATTGAGCCTGGTCCCTGTTTTGCTGTTTGTACTCTCAACAATGATATCTACATATCTGGTGGCTATAACCAACAACACCTGGTCTTACACTTCAGCTCAAAACTAAATAAATGGGACCAGTACAACTGTATCCATGATGCAAGATGGGGACATGGCATGGTTGCCATTGATGGATATATCTATCTCATTGGAGGAATGTCCAAAACCATGGAAACTTTATCTACCATAGAAAGATACAATCCTAATACCAACACATGTGAAAAAGTTGGAAATCTGCAACAAGCCATTTCATCTATGACAGTAGCAGTGAAAGGATCTAAGATCTATACTTTTGGCGGAAAGCAAAATGATCGAAATGCATCTCTTTTGATCCAGTCATTTGATGTCACAGAAGGAGAATCTAAAGTAATTGGTGAATTGCCACTAACCTGTGCTGGAGTTGTTGGGAAGACCGTCACATTTGGAGAAGATATCTTCATAATATTTAGAGAAGGAAATATTGCTCAATTCAATGAAACAGAAGGCACAGAAGTGGTTGGAGTGACTCAGAAATTTGAACATTTTGGAACTGTTTTGAAGGAAAATAAAATCTTGATCATAGGATGTGCAAGTAGCAACTTCACTTCTTACTCGTTTGATCCAGTTTTTAAGAAAATTGTAGAAATACCATCTGAATTCAAAGCACCCATGTGTAACTTTCACCTACTCAGAGTTATCTTGAGTAAGAAATATCTGGTTAATTAA